The sequence below is a genomic window from Cicer arietinum cultivar CDC Frontier isolate Library 1 chromosome 6, Cicar.CDCFrontier_v2.0, whole genome shotgun sequence.
CTAAGATTAACTAAttctaacaatttatttaattttatataatgcaAGTTACACACAATCAATGTTGCGTGTTAAGAAATACAAGCTTCAAATGATATGTTACCATTGTTAGGATTGTGTATTAGAAATATTCAattagaacaattttttttaatcttttcatgATAAATTAACATTTGTAGTATCAACTTGTGTTCACAGTTTTTTAATTATCTGCGCCACTATTGTTTTATTGTTATGAATATCGCTAATACGTACTTTTTAAGGGTACTTGTGAAGAAATGTAAAGAGAAAAATTttgtattgataaaaaaaatcaaaatttacacTTTGAAAAAGTTAAATACCAATTCTTTATACATTTtcaataatgaatttttatatttaaataactaacAAGTTCTCCAAACCCTTGAAACATTTATCAGCATTTGtctattattatttaacaattattaACTATGAtgtatcttttaattttatggtGGTTAAACacatattattcttttattctACCTGGTTAAACATTTTTCATACCATGTAATATTAGAATGTACCATGCTTATCAACAAATTTCCACACTCCTCAACAAAATCATAGATGGCTAGCACTGCCCAATTGCACAATAAAAGCATGATAAGCGCAAGGGGTATATCCAATAAACTAGCACATTCAGCACAATAAAACTATGACAAGCAGTGGCGGATCTTCAACTTAAACATTGAaatgatcaaaattttaaaattttaatacattaataaaaagtataatattgtataatatgttattttcgCATATTAGACTCGAATATACATCACGAGAACAATAATccaacaataaattaataatccaATGATCGGTatacaaacaataaaaaaatggtaGACATTAAAGTAATTCTCTTAAAGATTGAATTGCTTCATAAATTataccaaatatatatatatatatatatatatatatatatatataaataaattaaggacGCAAACTGTGATATCTTTTATTCCACATATTTAAATGCATAAGTTTAAAAAGAGGAAAATCCCAATACTCCATCCACCACacacataatatttattatattttattatttcacacatattaaaaaataataataaataaaagacagataattgtgattttattaatttatttttattatttattagaatatttttattactataaatccaaaatatagaataataatttagaaataatataaattagagtataaaattacaaaaataaaatataattgtattaaaaactaaaaatgacaaactttttgaaatagtttgtttacgataattattttaggaaaaaggaaatattattttgtgttAATTGTAGACCTGTGAATTTTACAAGTCTATCAATTATTTGCCATAGCCCACAAGTTGGAGGggcaaaaaaatttcataattgaaaATGCCCCAAAAAGTAAGCCTCTAAAATTTTGTGGATTTAGTGGGCCTATAggatgtttaaaaaaaaaatcaaccgataaaaaagtttcgattttttctgataaaaaattatttacgatttttttaaatttttttatttgagaaaaaattttaaattttttgaaaaaaaattttttaaaattttctacgaaaaaatattttttaatttttttgagaaaaaaaactttcaaaattatcaaaatattggaAATTTGTAAGCATCTGAGTCTCCTCCCTTAAATCCTATAAAATAATGGAtcagaatttaaaaaaaattattttgttaatattaatAACTTCATAAGAAGTTTTTTAAAGAGAATCTTAGAATTTGGTACTTTTTTGAGAGTTCTAGTTGATTCATAGCCATAAATGCTTACAAGAATGTTAATTAGCCACCAATAATGATGTATAGTTTAGCTACGTGAAGGAAACGTTCTCAATTACAACTTACATAATAGtccaaaatttgaaatttgtttttgttgttattttgtgtCAGTCTATTGAACCAAAATGACTTCTTGCTAGGTTCATTTGAAATTGTAAGTCATTCGAACTCCAAAGTCCATATCACACTTCTTTGGGTTCAATATATCGCGTGATAAATAATTTAGGCATTTattgaaaaacaatttatttatttatttgaaaataatttatttatttatttgaaaaataatttatttatttgaatctATATAATTGGAAGAATTAATCTCTAACTTTCAATTGAAGATATATTGAGCAATCAAACTTATTTGATACTTTTTCTTAGAGAAACTTTCCATTCACTTAAATGCGTATCTACCAAGTGTTTAtacaaacttaaaaataaaactttagtaatttaaaatttgatcgaGAGGTAAATAAAATctgacaaaaaattattatagtcATGATTTAAATTAGGATTTTCtatgatgataaatataaaatattagttgttatttttgttagtaaaaaaattgaaccCACCGCATCTTTATCCCTTTTCTTCTATATTTCTCCCTtaaattaaaacattatttgTTCAAGAATCTTGATTGAActatataaagttataattaaatgatatttttaacttttttgctATAATATATTAGGTAATATTAGGGAAAAAAATAACTACATAatctagaaaaaaatatttggtttttttatACACTAAAAAcgatatttattcaaataatcgaatttaaattgttttgtttTCGATTAATCGAaaacaaaacaatttaaattcgctaaaaataaaaagaatgaatctACTAGCAAATTAACAATATccaaattaacaatataaaacagcaaaatacataaaaatgtaacaaaactatatgataaaattgaagTATAAAGAATACACATGTCTTATTAATTATCACATCCACGATatcaaaatcattaattaaatatacaataTATCTCAATTCTTGAAGAAAATTGGGTTTGTTTAGTCGTGAATAGGCTTTCTTGTAAATGTATTATCACACCAACAAACACACTCTTttctttttaacattcaattattatttgtacaaaaataaattaattttttttttagataaatacATTGTTATAATATATGACCTATAAAAATTGGTAACACAGTTTTATGtctataattaatattgttaactTCATTCACTTGTAAAATGACATGGATAGTCAATCCAATCGTTGTTTGCATTAtatcttaataataatttaaaggttttagctaaaagtaaaatataacttataagactaaattagaaaaataaaaaaaattaaaaattgtaagtaGATACTGAACTAAGCTTAAcgtgttataaaaaaaaaacaaataaataactaaattgtTACTTTagtgaaacataaaaaatcttaatatatattttattaaactatatttaaatacatgtattttctaaaatatcaatttaattaattgaagctatattatatttttgtgatttatCAGGAGTGAAGAgaccaaaatattgttcacttgTTGCACCAGGCttcatattttcatcaaacATAGCAAATAAATAAGTTTCAATAGATTGATTGGGCCTCATAGGAGTTCCAATCCCACTATTGACATGATTAATCAAATTAGTATAATATGCAGCAGCATTTTCAGTTGTGGCCCCTTCTCCACCTGCAGATGGCCATCCACTCTCAGACACAACTATTTGCAAATCGGATGCCCCAGTTTTCAAAATAGCAGCATATAATGCATCTAACATTGCATCAAATAGGTTTTGGTACCCAATATCAGTGTATCCTTGTTGAGTAAAAGTAGCATATTCAAGAGAAATGTCCTTTTGATCACTAATATAAGCAAAGTATGGATACACATTAGCAAGAAGTGGTGCTCCATTGGTCGATAAGAAGTTCACAATTGGAGTTATATATGGAATTGCATCAGGACTAAATTCTCCTTGTGATGGAGGGTAGGAACTTCCCAACAGGCTTAATTGTATAGCAGTTGAAatcttaatttgattttgtaagTTGCCAAGTGCTCCATAAATGTTTTGCATTGCAGGAAGAATAAATTGTGATGTTGGGTCATTAGGACTTATTTCATTTCCAAGAATAATGTACCTAAATATGACATTATTAGCATagtttattatattgttttggACCCAATTAGCTGCTGATGAAATATCATTGGCAATTGATTGTATCTCTTCATTAGGGACCCCAATGGCAAGTTCTATGTTGGACCCTCTAAGGGCCTCCAAGGTTGCTTGATTTGGATTATATATTCTCATTCTTGCAATGCCATTAGTTTTGAAAAGATCTATTACTTCCACAGCAGGAGGCAAGTTGTTTGCCACTATCCCATAACAAACTCCTACTGATTGTGCAGctgtattaaattaaattaataatatgagTTAAATAGGCTTACCatctttatctttataaatttcatacatttttattttgttcctTATAAAAAACGTAGGTTTTTATTCTTATAAAGTAggagatttcaattttttttcttggcaaaaaaaaaaatctttatttttatttcaccaAAATGTAAAATCAATAGATTTAGTTTTAGTGTTGTTAAAGATTCATAAACTAAGAATGTGTCTAATGGAAGGTCGTTTACTAATacgatttaatttatatacacaaaAAATGTACAGATTTTTTATAGTATCaactaattacaaattaaagatATTTGACTTTATTTATAACTACATGTAAAATCATGCCTATAAATTGTTATAATGtgttgatattataaaaaaaatttatagtgacATATCacaattaaacttttaataatgtatagaaaaaagtaattaaataaagacaaaattttgctcttttttttttaatatcaaattcataatttaaagggatgaaaatcaaatattttctttacaTGACAAGACAAAAAAAGTGTGgatatgttatattttgaaaaatagtgCCTTGTCATGTATAACATTATTTTAGtcgaaatataaaatatcaaccACATTGTTTTATCTCTCTTCACATGtccttttatatttttcttatttatttctctttttgcAGAATTGACTACAAAAGAAGACATAAGAATTCAgtatattactaatatttaaatcaaaatcaaatatacatctctaaatagttatatattattaaaaaaagttacgaGTTTAATTTTCACTTTCAATATAATAATCTTTGTAGTGAATAATTTAGAAACACTTCCTTACTCTGAGTCTTTAAAACTCAActcatctaaattttttattcagtGAATAACAATTTGATGTCACactatatatttatcaaaattgattctttaaatGTTAGACTTTGGACAA
It includes:
- the LOC101500460 gene encoding glucan endo-1,3-beta-glucosidase-like produces the protein MGVFLLLLVLIGLETSKAAAQSVGVCYGIVANNLPPAVEVIDLFKTNGIARMRIYNPNQATLEALRGSNIELAIGVPNEEIQSIANDISSAANWVQNNIINYANNVIFRYIILGNEISPNDPTSQFILPAMQNIYGALGNLQNQIKISTAIQLSLLGSSYPPSQGEFSPDAIPYITPIVNFLSTNGAPLLANVYPYFAYISDQKDISLEYATFTQQGYTDIGYQNLFDAMLDALYAAILKTGASDLQIVVSESGWPSAGGEGATTENAAAYYTNLINHVNSGIGTPMRPNQSIETYLFAMFDENMKPGATSEQYFGLFTPDKSQKYNIASIN